The following are encoded together in the Desulfococcus multivorans genome:
- a CDS encoding type I-MYXAN CRISPR-associated endonuclease Cas4/Cas1 produces MDEEKDNPVSQPEDMFPTHYQSEKTTDEPLIRVMALHALAYCERLFYLEEVEEIRKADANVFAGRRLHDSLDKGPDIHTLELASSVLGIRGKLDCTRREAGRLIVYEHKKGRSQKGVDAWPADRLQVLAYSLLLAEHTGEALDEARIRYHADNKTIKVPIFREDAEAEVSAAVARARMLRESLQRPDVGVPEYKCRTCSLAPVCLPEEERFMRGEKTKLARLFPPNDERRVIHVAEQGCAIRKDGEQIVVYFPDGTKKRLPGLNISSMVLHGNVQISTQAIHFCAANDIGVHWISHGGRYVGGLTIGPGGVQRRNRQYQAFQDPILHSTLALRLARAKVENQLRYLLRITRGRGDENRPAEVERTLAGIRSEIQAMAILEKDLNGDIDAKDVCSILETIRGHEGMAGRLYFSQIPFALNIDKSDFLYFEGRNRRPPKDPFNALLSFGYALLYKDCVAGLLAVGLEPSLGFFHTHRSAAYPLALDLMELFRVILWDIPLIGSVNRKQWRKDDFSFTANQVWLTVEGRRKAIQVYENRKNEKWKHPVLDYPLSYARTIELEARLLEKEWSGNPGGFAKLRLR; encoded by the coding sequence ATGGACGAAGAAAAAGACAATCCTGTTTCGCAACCTGAAGATATGTTCCCGACACACTACCAATCGGAAAAAACCACGGATGAGCCGCTCATCAGGGTCATGGCGCTTCATGCTCTCGCCTATTGTGAGCGGCTGTTCTATCTTGAAGAAGTAGAAGAGATCCGAAAAGCCGATGCAAATGTTTTTGCCGGGCGGCGCCTCCACGACAGTCTGGACAAAGGACCGGATATCCACACCCTCGAGTTGGCCAGCAGCGTTCTGGGTATTCGAGGGAAACTCGATTGCACCCGAAGGGAGGCAGGGCGATTGATCGTTTATGAACACAAGAAAGGGCGTTCACAAAAAGGCGTTGATGCTTGGCCTGCGGACCGGCTTCAAGTCCTGGCATATTCTCTTCTCCTGGCGGAGCACACTGGTGAAGCCCTGGATGAAGCGCGTATTCGATATCATGCCGATAACAAGACCATCAAAGTCCCCATCTTTCGAGAGGACGCTGAAGCCGAGGTCAGCGCCGCCGTCGCGAGGGCCCGCATGCTCCGGGAAAGCCTTCAACGACCAGATGTCGGCGTCCCGGAGTATAAATGCCGCACATGCTCTTTGGCGCCGGTATGTCTGCCTGAAGAAGAACGGTTCATGAGGGGAGAAAAAACAAAACTGGCCCGGCTGTTTCCACCCAATGACGAACGGAGGGTCATACATGTGGCCGAACAAGGTTGCGCCATTCGAAAGGATGGCGAGCAGATCGTGGTTTATTTTCCCGATGGGACGAAAAAAAGATTGCCTGGACTGAACATATCATCCATGGTGTTGCATGGTAACGTCCAAATTTCCACCCAGGCGATTCATTTTTGCGCGGCCAATGATATCGGTGTACATTGGATATCTCATGGTGGCCGGTATGTTGGCGGCTTAACCATTGGACCTGGAGGGGTACAGCGACGGAATCGCCAATATCAGGCTTTCCAGGACCCGATCCTTCATTCTACCTTGGCTCTTCGTCTGGCAAGGGCCAAAGTGGAAAACCAACTCCGCTACCTGCTTCGTATCACACGGGGCCGAGGCGACGAAAACCGACCAGCCGAGGTTGAACGCACTTTGGCCGGCATCCGTTCCGAGATTCAAGCCATGGCGATATTGGAGAAGGATCTGAACGGCGATATCGATGCGAAAGACGTTTGCTCTATTCTTGAAACTATTAGGGGGCATGAGGGTATGGCTGGCCGATTGTATTTCAGCCAAATTCCATTTGCCCTGAATATAGACAAGTCTGATTTTCTCTATTTTGAAGGACGCAACAGGAGACCTCCAAAAGATCCGTTCAACGCACTTTTGTCCTTTGGATATGCCCTGTTGTATAAGGATTGTGTTGCGGGATTGCTGGCCGTAGGTCTTGAACCGTCCCTGGGTTTTTTCCACACACATAGATCCGCTGCATATCCTCTGGCATTGGATCTGATGGAACTTTTTCGGGTTATCCTTTGGGATATTCCCCTTATCGGGTCGGTCAATCGAAAGCAATGGCGGAAGGATGATTTTTCATTTACAGCAAACCAGGTCTGGCTTACGGTTGAGGGACGGCGAAAAGCAATTCAGGTTTATGAGAACCGTAAAAACGAGAAGTGGAAGCACCCGGTTCTTGATTATCCTTTGAGCTACGCGCGAACCATAGAACTTGAGGCTCGACTGCTCGAGAAAGAGTGGTCCGGCAACCCGGGCGGTTTCGCAAAATTGAGGCTTCGCTGA
- a CDS encoding CRISPR-associated helicase/endonuclease Cas3, producing the protein MEDKILAKSVRNPGKPEHAETLMGHTQMVVRSFQILFGPGTSTQFSKDWIRFFRLEKSALKAFYLHGLAACGLHDTGKANNGFQEMVSRKKGIQVIRHEHLSGLFLYLPAVGSWLKQFPGLDARILFAAVAGHHLRTSFENFAQPLDADLKIFRVYPNAIMEILNFTGKMIDPSVAEIELEIPDVWDFDGSMTFDPVRLRDDIKKKELMKFTRELKKNPSLNGMVMAVRAGLILADSAGSAVAREGKNLDSWLKDAFGAKLSCEDIQLKVIAPRIEQIRAKKGYFDWNGFQDAAENLPRRSLLLAPCGSGKTLAAWRWVKAQLNRKPAARVLFLYPTRATATEGFRDYVSWAPESDAALIHGTSDYELENMFSQPEDVRFGRDYTTEDRMFALGYWYRKIFSATVDQFLGFMQQSYRSICLLPLLSESVVVFDEVHSFDRSLFSALKRFLNNFDVPALCMTASLPPARRKDLLQDCGLTLFPSESGQFDDLEGLAGMPRYTLHRIEGQEEAESIAVSACGMGKRVLWVVNTVSRCQMLAKKLGAVCYHSRFKLEDRKQMHDTVIQAFQKERNPILAVTTQVCEMSLDLDADVLISEVAPITSMIQRMGRCNRHARLEEKRMGQVYVYTPEDEAPYTMGDLVGVRAFLQEIEGGVISQRKLEALLEKHGPSDVEVEKYSAFLESGTWAMSREYSLREESHFTVNAILDNDLSTYFDLRTHKKPIDRLLVPVPRRFAYNHPKLQRFPMLAPSTYYSPEFGFLEYPLEEIL; encoded by the coding sequence ATGGAAGATAAAATCCTGGCAAAAAGCGTCAGAAATCCAGGCAAGCCAGAGCATGCAGAAACTCTGATGGGACATACTCAGATGGTGGTCCGGAGCTTTCAAATCCTTTTCGGGCCTGGAACTTCGACACAATTTTCCAAAGATTGGATTCGATTTTTCCGTCTTGAAAAATCCGCCCTTAAAGCGTTTTACCTTCACGGCCTTGCCGCATGTGGACTCCACGACACTGGAAAGGCCAACAACGGTTTTCAAGAAATGGTTTCCCGAAAAAAAGGGATTCAGGTCATTCGTCATGAGCATCTGAGCGGTCTTTTCCTTTATCTTCCTGCCGTGGGCAGTTGGCTGAAACAGTTCCCGGGGCTTGATGCAAGAATCCTTTTTGCAGCAGTTGCGGGTCACCATCTTCGAACGAGTTTCGAGAATTTTGCACAACCCCTTGACGCCGATTTAAAAATCTTCCGGGTCTATCCCAATGCAATTATGGAGATTCTCAACTTTACCGGCAAGATGATTGATCCATCTGTGGCGGAAATTGAACTTGAAATTCCGGATGTATGGGATTTTGACGGTTCGATGACCTTCGATCCCGTAAGATTGAGAGATGACATAAAAAAGAAGGAACTCATGAAGTTCACCAGGGAACTAAAGAAAAATCCTTCTCTCAACGGGATGGTTATGGCTGTTCGTGCGGGGCTGATCCTTGCTGACAGTGCCGGTTCGGCAGTAGCAAGGGAAGGCAAAAACCTTGATTCATGGCTGAAAGACGCCTTTGGGGCGAAACTATCATGCGAAGATATTCAGCTGAAGGTCATTGCCCCTCGAATTGAACAGATCAGGGCAAAAAAAGGCTATTTTGACTGGAACGGGTTTCAGGATGCGGCCGAGAACCTGCCTCGCCGGTCATTGCTGCTTGCGCCTTGCGGTAGCGGAAAGACCCTTGCTGCATGGCGATGGGTTAAAGCCCAGTTGAACCGGAAGCCTGCTGCACGCGTCCTTTTTCTATACCCGACTCGGGCGACCGCGACGGAAGGGTTTCGTGATTACGTATCCTGGGCCCCCGAATCAGACGCTGCCCTGATTCACGGGACTTCCGATTATGAACTTGAGAACATGTTCAGCCAACCGGAGGATGTCCGGTTCGGCAGGGACTATACAACGGAAGACCGTATGTTCGCACTAGGGTATTGGTATCGAAAAATATTCAGCGCTACGGTAGATCAGTTCCTGGGCTTCATGCAACAATCCTATCGCTCGATCTGTCTTCTACCGCTTTTGTCCGAGAGCGTGGTGGTCTTCGACGAAGTCCACAGTTTTGACCGCAGCCTTTTCTCGGCGCTGAAGCGTTTCTTGAACAATTTTGACGTTCCGGCGCTTTGTATGACCGCAAGTCTTCCGCCTGCCCGGCGAAAGGATCTACTGCAGGATTGTGGGTTAACCCTTTTTCCATCTGAATCTGGCCAGTTTGATGATCTTGAGGGCCTTGCTGGGATGCCGCGATACACTCTCCATCGAATCGAAGGCCAGGAGGAGGCTGAAAGCATTGCCGTATCTGCCTGTGGCATGGGTAAACGAGTTCTTTGGGTGGTGAATACCGTTTCAAGGTGCCAGATGCTGGCAAAAAAACTGGGGGCCGTCTGCTACCACAGTCGCTTCAAGCTCGAAGACCGGAAACAGATGCACGACACGGTCATCCAGGCTTTTCAAAAAGAAAGGAATCCCATTTTAGCGGTCACCACCCAGGTTTGTGAAATGAGCCTGGATCTTGATGCCGATGTACTCATCAGTGAAGTCGCTCCCATCACCAGTATGATTCAACGGATGGGACGCTGTAACCGTCATGCCCGGTTGGAAGAAAAACGTATGGGGCAGGTTTATGTTTACACGCCCGAAGATGAAGCACCCTACACCATGGGAGACCTGGTGGGGGTCAGGGCATTCCTCCAGGAAATTGAAGGTGGTGTAATCTCACAGAGGAAGCTTGAAGCGCTTTTGGAAAAACACGGCCCATCCGATGTTGAAGTCGAAAAATATTCAGCTTTCCTGGAAAGTGGTACTTGGGCGATGAGCCGCGAATACAGCCTGAGAGAAGAAAGTCATTTCACCGTCAATGCCATCCTGGATAATGATCTTTCAACTTATTTTGATTTGCGTACTCATAAAAAGCCGATTGACAGGCTGCTTGTCCCCGTTCCACGACGGTTTGCCTATAACCACCCAAAATTGCAACGTTTTCCAATGCTTGCACCTTCAACATATTATAGCCCGGAATTTGGGTTTTTGGAATACCCTTTGGAGGAAATTCTATGA
- the cas2 gene encoding CRISPR-associated endonuclease Cas2, with protein MGKDRHWHLVCYDIRDPKRWRLVFKTLKGRGEHLQYSIFRVRANKTQIEELRWKLGKIMTEEDDLMLVRLCSGCAQRVIDSRDKEKWKKSPPAFEVF; from the coding sequence ATGGGAAAAGACAGGCACTGGCACCTGGTATGTTACGATATCCGGGACCCAAAGCGGTGGCGGTTGGTATTCAAAACCCTCAAGGGCAGGGGAGAACATTTGCAATATTCCATCTTTAGAGTCAGGGCCAACAAAACCCAGATTGAAGAGCTGAGATGGAAGCTCGGCAAAATCATGACGGAAGAGGATGATCTCATGCTCGTTCGCCTGTGTTCCGGCTGTGCACAGAGAGTAATAGACAGTCGGGATAAGGAAAAATGGAAGAAATCACCACCTGCATTTGAGGTTTTCTGA
- a CDS encoding type I-B CRISPR-associated protein Cas7/Cst2/DevR: MKFKDYPDHNAYADDFFMGWLVAAGKKDREKITKELKERGRDPKLFTYKRDSILRMNMAVSLEPYRHNSIFTQSPLDATSKEIKSAKNAESSQLLHRETVYTAFQFPFALNQDDCSSKPDWSKALLKAIGQLNGVAGNHARSYFEMSPASILVRLSPQLIAGYDNYGFKIEDGKHIFPEVIDGIINEDYPASEFYIGGKIVKDMEEGLITQLKDRGATLDRNPQRLLESLGNKVFTD; the protein is encoded by the coding sequence GTGAAATTCAAGGATTATCCCGACCACAATGCATATGCCGATGATTTTTTTATGGGGTGGCTTGTCGCCGCCGGGAAAAAGGATCGGGAAAAAATTACCAAGGAACTGAAGGAGAGGGGCCGCGACCCGAAGCTCTTCACGTACAAGAGAGATTCCATTCTGCGCATGAACATGGCCGTTTCTTTGGAACCCTATCGCCATAACAGCATTTTTACGCAATCCCCCCTGGACGCAACGTCAAAAGAGATTAAATCCGCTAAAAATGCCGAAAGCTCCCAACTACTCCATCGTGAAACAGTCTATACCGCCTTCCAGTTTCCTTTTGCCTTGAACCAGGACGATTGCAGCAGCAAACCCGATTGGTCCAAAGCCCTTCTCAAGGCTATCGGACAATTGAATGGCGTTGCCGGAAACCATGCCAGAAGTTATTTTGAAATGTCCCCGGCAAGCATTCTGGTCCGCCTGTCACCTCAGCTTATCGCCGGTTATGATAATTATGGATTTAAAATAGAGGACGGAAAGCATATCTTCCCTGAAGTGATTGATGGAATCATTAACGAGGATTATCCCGCATCCGAATTTTACATTGGTGGGAAAATTGTCAAGGATATGGAAGAAGGACTTATAACCCAACTGAAGGATCGGGGAGCGACGCTTGACAGGAACCCGCAGCGCCTTTTGGAAAGCCTTGGGAATAAGGTATTCACTGATTAA
- a CDS encoding excisionase family DNA-binding protein, with amino-acid sequence MDITPEWFDTWFDAKFPEEEYGPKDIRRIMGIGKSRVYRAIDSGELEAIRVGTWWLVPRPALKAWLLAGYNLNN; translated from the coding sequence ATGGATATCACCCCGGAATGGTTTGACACATGGTTCGATGCAAAATTCCCGGAAGAGGAATACGGACCAAAGGACATCCGCAGAATCATGGGCATCGGCAAGAGCCGCGTATACAGGGCCATCGATTCCGGAGAGCTGGAGGCGATCCGGGTCGGGACCTGGTGGCTGGTGCCCAGGCCCGCCCTCAAGGCGTGGCTTCTGGCCGGATACAACCTCAACAACTGA
- the cmx8 gene encoding type I-MYXAN CRISPR-associated protein Cmx8, with product MSRISLKDDNVVLEYSLLDLPTAQHKAGLAGLLLMIESLKRRKKTPLPEVGMTATAAWIRLNKDMLQLIVDDFFAVEEVEILSGSKWSNRDPKCIKEIEVEKDGKRKKEKRFVYDKLQPKGDFLQVFYPDGDGIWVKLWRDMLWNILRGIPKTRTVYEERFDGKPSSEGKKLWAAFQKESQNRKKGKIRTEKLSSSLFLGAEADNPEKVSFVGAIEDNFLLNFWPIVSLIFVPRELKIERSDDRLRIAHNNESGYVLAIPEPCELDAFLEEAAEMLSRLESEPAGFRPRAARIDVFEEGGLEYLYHFARKQADDKGAYTLSLHHIEIYHVQRQGKRIRQLSADRVLPKMGVISDYEIMRKRIKNPFYKKIYLSNLLTGQLWHMDAEKVFHNEPMPLFIYSEKTPKEVRFFGKDVKDKFLAIRKTLEHKKGAKLMTEKDHDDQLTLRVYRLIQTYVRRKTEEKSGKKYDSFRNHKDEKDHVIYPREYREALAKVSTDVFLAMRGRREQDFIEYFTGTVCSVPQYLPENEYLSVAKDLMENWQKIKTLSMLAISATSYLSEPSKEKEE from the coding sequence ATGAGCCGTATTTCGCTCAAAGACGACAATGTCGTTTTGGAATACAGTCTTCTCGATCTGCCGACCGCCCAGCACAAGGCGGGACTGGCCGGTCTTTTGTTGATGATCGAGTCTCTGAAACGAAGAAAAAAAACACCGTTGCCGGAGGTGGGGATGACCGCAACAGCTGCCTGGATTCGTTTGAACAAGGACATGTTGCAATTGATTGTAGACGATTTTTTTGCTGTCGAAGAAGTGGAAATTCTGTCCGGCAGCAAATGGTCCAATCGCGATCCCAAGTGCATTAAAGAAATAGAAGTTGAAAAGGACGGTAAAAGGAAGAAAGAAAAACGGTTTGTCTATGATAAATTGCAGCCCAAAGGTGATTTTTTACAAGTATTTTATCCGGACGGCGATGGCATCTGGGTTAAACTGTGGCGCGACATGTTATGGAATATACTGAGAGGAATACCAAAAACTCGAACTGTTTATGAAGAAAGATTTGACGGAAAGCCGTCATCTGAGGGTAAAAAACTTTGGGCCGCTTTTCAAAAGGAATCTCAAAACAGAAAAAAAGGAAAAATCAGGACCGAAAAACTTTCCAGTTCCCTTTTTCTGGGAGCTGAGGCCGACAACCCCGAGAAAGTCTCTTTTGTAGGGGCTATTGAAGATAATTTCCTTCTGAATTTCTGGCCCATCGTATCTCTTATTTTTGTCCCCCGGGAGCTTAAGATCGAGAGGTCCGATGACAGGCTCCGCATTGCCCACAACAATGAAAGCGGCTACGTATTGGCGATACCCGAGCCATGTGAACTTGACGCTTTTCTGGAAGAGGCGGCAGAGATGCTCAGCCGCCTTGAATCCGAACCCGCTGGCTTTCGGCCCCGGGCCGCTCGAATTGATGTTTTTGAGGAAGGAGGATTGGAGTACCTTTACCACTTCGCTCGAAAACAAGCCGATGACAAAGGAGCCTATACCCTCAGTCTCCACCACATTGAAATTTACCATGTCCAAAGACAGGGAAAGCGTATCCGGCAACTTTCGGCTGATCGTGTATTGCCGAAAATGGGAGTCATTTCTGATTATGAAATCATGCGTAAGCGCATCAAAAACCCATTTTACAAGAAAATCTACCTTTCCAATCTGCTGACTGGACAACTGTGGCACATGGACGCGGAGAAGGTGTTTCACAATGAACCGATGCCGCTTTTCATATACAGCGAAAAAACCCCAAAGGAGGTCCGTTTTTTTGGAAAGGATGTCAAGGATAAATTTTTAGCAATCCGAAAGACGCTTGAGCACAAAAAAGGAGCGAAATTGATGACCGAAAAGGATCACGACGATCAGTTGACACTTCGGGTATATCGCCTGATTCAAACCTATGTTCGGAGAAAGACGGAAGAAAAGTCAGGTAAGAAATATGATTCATTCAGGAATCATAAGGATGAAAAGGACCATGTGATTTATCCAAGGGAATACCGTGAAGCCCTTGCAAAGGTTTCAACAGACGTGTTTCTGGCTATGCGGGGGCGAAGAGAACAGGATTTTATCGAATATTTTACGGGGACAGTCTGTTCGGTACCCCAGTATTTGCCCGAGAATGAATATCTGTCCGTTGCAAAGGACCTGATGGAGAACTGGCAAAAGATCAAGACCCTTTCGATGTTGGCAATATCCGCGACTTCATATTTGTCTGAACCGTCCAAGGAAAAGGAGGAATAA
- a CDS encoding CRISPR-associated protein Cas5 — protein MRCFYLQARFAAFRPFVSGSFRPTAGFMTPSAAYGLLLNLAGVEMRHDDGQSTMTLILQDLPHISIALGAKSFPQRHCLMQQLHNYPIGSSGKEHAINTKGNKYNIIPVKREFLSDIRAYICISENDELERWIVEGLSGKRRRNYGLPFLGDNSFLIDRFEPATAKEPVWWYEKIDEEGEDIRENVNRLTTTIDRADLSKTRSYLFAPAENPTCSPSAKAWINLPESPD, from the coding sequence ATGCGCTGTTTTTATCTACAGGCCAGATTTGCGGCCTTCAGACCCTTTGTCAGCGGCAGTTTTCGACCGACAGCAGGGTTTATGACACCGTCGGCAGCCTACGGGCTGCTGCTAAATCTTGCTGGTGTTGAAATGCGCCATGATGATGGGCAGTCAACCATGACGCTGATTCTCCAGGACTTGCCGCACATCAGCATTGCGTTAGGCGCAAAATCTTTTCCGCAACGTCACTGCTTGATGCAGCAACTGCACAATTATCCCATAGGATCGTCAGGAAAAGAGCATGCAATTAACACTAAAGGAAATAAATACAATATTATACCTGTGAAACGCGAGTTCCTTTCCGATATCAGGGCGTATATATGCATATCAGAAAATGATGAATTGGAGAGATGGATCGTCGAGGGGTTGTCGGGAAAACGGCGCCGCAATTACGGGCTGCCATTTTTGGGCGACAACAGCTTCCTGATCGACCGGTTTGAACCCGCCACCGCAAAAGAACCCGTTTGGTGGTATGAAAAGATCGATGAAGAGGGTGAGGACATACGTGAAAATGTCAATCGGCTCACCACGACAATAGATCGGGCGGATCTTTCTAAAACCCGCTCGTACCTTTTCGCCCCTGCGGAAAACCCAACCTGTTCACCTTCCGCGAAGGCATGGATAAATCTTCCAGAATCACCGGATTGA